CCGCCTCGACGAGCATGGCGCGCGCCGTGGCTCCGGCCTTCCGGAGCTGATCCCATGAGTTGGCCAGGGCGGTGCTGCCGCCCGTGCCCTGGACCGGGCCCCATTTGAGGTTGTTGTAGCGGCCGGCGTCCGCGGGCGCCGCCTCGACGCGCACCTGGGACCAGTCCGCGTCGAGCTCCTCGGCGAGGATGGTGGCGAGGCCGGTGTAGCTGCCCTGCCCGAACTCGATGTGCTTGCCGATGATCGTGACGGTGTTGTCCGGCGCGATCCGGACGAAGGCATTCGGCGAGAAGACGTCGTCGGCCGCGATCGCTGGACGGTCGCCGAGACGGAACCCGACCAGGAGCGCCGCGCCCGCGAGCGCGGTGGACTGCACGAACTGGCGGCGGGTCAGCATGCTCAGCCTCCCAGCGTCCGGGCCGCTTCGTGGATCGCGGCGCGGATGCGGACGTAGGTGGCGCAGCGGCAGACATTCCCCGACATGGCGGCGTCGATGTCGGCGTCGGAGGGGCGCGGGACCTCCGCTAGCAGCGCGATGGCCGACATGATCTGGCCGGACTGGCAGTAGCCGCACTGGGCGACGTCGAGCCGGCGCCAGGCGCCCTGCACCGCCTGGGCGACCATGCCCGAGGCGCCCTCGATCGTGACGACGTCACGCCCCCCCAGCCCCGCCGCCGGCGTCACGCAGGCGCGGGCGGCGCGCCCGTCGACGTGCACGGTGCACGCCCCGCACTGGGCCACGCCGCACCCGTACTTCGTCCCCGTCAGGCCGAGCTCGTCGCGGAGCACCCACAGGAGCGGGATGTCGGCCTCGACGTCCACCGTTCGGCTCGCGCCGTTGACCTGGAACGTCACCATCGCTCGTCCTCCAAGGCTGCGGTGAAGGACACTCGGGAGCACGCGCGCTGCCGCGCTGCGACGCCGCCCGCGTGGCCGAAGGGTATCACGCCTGTCACCTACGTTGGTCGTCGCTCGTCCTGCCGTCGGAGTAGAATGACAGCCATGGTGAGCCCCGGCGACGGTTCCTCGACCGGCACGCCGCCCCCGCCCGGTCCGTTCGGGACGCCAGGTCAGTACGACGAGAACGGCGTGGACCTCTCGCTCATCCGTGCCAACATGCGCGTCCCACCGACGGAGCGGGCGCGCCGGGCCGAGCGCGCCCGCCGGGCCGCCCTGAGGGCGCAGCAGATTGGACGAGCCGCTCGCGCCAAGCCCGCTTGAACGCTTCTGCGCACTCCTGGCCGATCACGGCGTGGAGTTCATCATCGTCGGCGGCCAGGCCGAAGCGCTCATGGGCAGCGCCCGCGTGACCTACGACGTCGACCTCTGCTACCGGCGTACCCCGGACAACCTCAGAGGTAGCTCGCTCAGAACGACAACATGGTGCAGACACTCGCGCCGCACCGAGCCGATCAGCCGCTCCACGAACGGATTCTGCCAAGGACTGTGGGGTCGTCTTGGCGCTACTCGGCGTGGCCCAGTCGTTTCCGGCGATTCTAGCGGTTGAGCAACGCGCGTAATCGCCACGCGAGCGGGCCGAGCCGGCGCTCGGCCGCTCGAAACGCCTTGTAGAGCATCGGCCGAAAGACGAGGTCGTAGTAGCCCAGGTATGCGAAGCACGACGAGCCGAAGCTCCGTTTGAACTGGTAGACGCCGTATCCCGGATCGCGTTCATCGGGCGGGAGCTTGGTCCCGCTGCCGCCCCAGTGGATGGCGTTGCTGCCCGACGCGTGCGCCCAGAGGATGAAGCGCCAGTAGAGGAGGGGTCCCGGGCGTGCTCCCGCGCGCGCCGGCGCCCATCCCCGATCGACGCCTGAGTAGAGCAAATAGGCCCAGCGACCGAATTTCGCGCCCACCAGGCCACCTATCAGATCCCCGTTGTGCCGTGCCAGGAGCAGCACACCGGTGCCCGCGGCACCGTACAGGCGACAGAGAGCGTCGAAGTGAGCCGAGCGCCGCACCGGGTATCTCTTGCGCTGTCCGTTGCTGACCACCATGCGATAGAAGTCGACCACGCCCAGCTCAGTTCCGGCCTGCTCGACGATAATGCCGGCCTGCTCGGCGGCCCGGATCTCGCGCCGCCGCGAGTTGCTGAGTCGGGCCCAAACTTCGCTCTCCGTACCCTCCAGCGTCAGCGTCATGACGATCCTGGGCGCATTCCAGATCGTCCAGTCATCGCGAAGACGAATGAAGCCGTGCCGGACGAGCTGCTCGTGAACATCGTGTCGATCACTCGGCAGCGCGGGACTGACGCGCAGCAGGATGGCGTTCCGCGCCGCGGCGATCTCCTGGATCGCACGCACGAGCCCGCGCCATCCCGCCTCGCTGTCGGGCTGGACGAGTGGCCCGCGAGGGGCATAGAGCAGGGACAGGGAGGTGCCGGGAACCCGCCAGGAGAGGATGGCGGTGGCGGCGACGCAGTGATCCTCGTCGAGGATGACGCAGCGGTACGGCTGGGCGCCCGACGTCCGGAGCACCTCGCCCCACTCGTAGCCCTGCTCGAGCATACTGTCGGCAAAGCCGAGCGCCAATGCGTTCCAGGTCTCGCTGTCGTTGACGGTCTCGAAGCGAGGCCGGGCGCACGAGCCGGTTCGGAGCGCGGGCCTCAACCCTTCAGGGGAATGTGCAAGATTATCCTTAAAACCCCACACCCTATCCCTACCGGGCAAAAGCCGTGCCCGACCCCCCCGCAGCGCAAGCCCATTTCCGCCGGGCACACCGGTCCGGTGATGTGCAGGCGGCGCAGAAAGATGGGCGGCGACCTGAACAGGCGCGGCACCGGCAGTGCATACGGCTGACACCGGGAGCTCCAGGACAGGAGCCAAGTCCCGGGATCGGGCGCACCGCGGCAGCCACGGTCCGGCACGGTGATTGCTCCGCATGGCAAAGAGGCCCCCTGCCGGGCCGTCATATGGGCTGCAAGGACTTGGTCGCTACGCTCAATGCGACTAGTGCCGTTCCAACTATTCGCGCCTAGGAAGGCACCGTGTACGTCGTTCGTGGACAGATTTAGTGCCAACAAGTTGGAACGGCACTAGGAGGACCATCACCAGATCGCTGGCCCTCGTCCGTGGCCGCTACTCGCTGGCCGAACTGGAGGACGGCATCCGGAGCAAGTACAGTGACCGGGTCGAACTCGAGGCGGCCCAGCGCCACACCGCCGCGGGGATCACCGCGGGCGAGTACCTGCTCCTCAACGGTCACGTCCCGCCGCGCGCGCAGGTGCTGGACATCGGGTGCGCAACGGGTCGCGTGAGCCTCGCCCTGCAGCGAGCGGGATGCTTCGTGATTGGCGTTGACATCAACGAGGCGATGATCCGGACGGCCACCAAGCTGGCACGGGACGCGGCGATCCCCGTCGGTTTTCGCGTGATGGATGCCCGCGCCCTCGGATTTCGGAGCGAATCGTTCGACGCGGTCTTGATGGTCGGCTCGGTGATCTGTTACATCCGCGGCCGCACCGCCCGGGTCCGGGTATTTCGCGAGGTCCACCGCGTGCTCCGTCCGGGCGGCACAGTCTTCGTCGCGACACCATCGCGAGAGTACTCATGGAAGTTCCGAGCGTGGTTCGCCGCGCTGGGCCTGGTCCACCGGGCCCTGCGGCTGCTGGGGCGGGACTCCGATTGGGAGCCTGGTGACCGGTTCGGTCCGGCCTGGAGCGGCGACACCACACGCCTCCTGTACTGGCACATGTATTCGCCTGCAGAGCTCAGGGCCGACTTGGCGGCAGCCGGGCTCGCGGTCATCCAGGCCTTCCCCGACGCCTACATGATGTCCTTCGTCGCCCGCCGGTCCTGAACCGTGGCTCGCCACAGAACCTTCGCGCCAGCGCGTATCCTGGTCCCGGGACCACGACCCGCGGATGATGGCCGGCGCGTGGCGAAAACGGGGCCGGGCTCATACACGGGTTCGAATCCCGTTCCCCTGGACTTCACACCAGCAGCGCCAGCGGTTCCTCGATCAGGTCGGCGAGGGCGCCGAGGAACTGGGCGCCACGCGCGCCGTCGAGCGCGCGATGATCGCAGGACAGGGTCAGCACCATGGTGGGCTGGACGGCGGGCTGGCCGTTGAGGGCGACGACGCGGTCGGCGATGCGGCCAACGGCGAGGATGGCGGCCTGGGGCGGGTTGACGATGGCGTTGAAGGCGTCGACGCCGTACATGCCGAGGTTGCTGATGGTGAAGCCGCCGCCCTGGATGTCGGCCGGGCGCAGCTTGCCGGCCTGGGCGCGGCCCACCAGATCCTCGCGGCAGGTCGCGATCTCGGGGAGGCTCAGCGTGCCGGCGCGGTGGAGGACGGGGACGACGAGGCCGTCGTCGATGGCGACGGCCAGACCGATGTTGATGTCGGTGTTCTGAACGATCGCGCCGTTCTTCCAGGAGGCGTTGGCACGGGGATGCTGCGCCAGGACGGCGGCGACGAGCCTGACGAGCAGATCCGTGTAGGTGATGTGCGCGCCCGTCTGCTTGCGGGCCTTCTCCAGCCACGACACCAGACGGCTCACGTTGACCTCGCGCACCAGATAGAAGTGGGGCGCGGTGGTCCAGCTCGTGGTCATCCGCTCGGCCATGATGCGCCAGACCGTGCTGACGCCCGGCGCCTCTACGCGAGCCACCCCTGGCGCCGCGGCGGCCGCCGCCGCTGGGACCTGAGCCGCGGGCAGCGTCGCCGCTGCGACATCCGCCGCGAGGACGGCGCCGCCCGAGCCGGAGCCGTGCAGCACCGTGATATCGAGCCCGCGCTCGGTCGCCAGCCGCCGCGCTTTCGGCGACGCGGCGCTGAGGCGTGCCGCCGTCCCGTCCGCGGCGGTCGACGTGCTGTGGCTCTCGACGTACGCGAGGACGTCGGCCTTCTCGATCCGACCGCTGCTCGTCTTCACCCGCGCGAGATCCACACCGTGCTGCTCGGCGATCTTCCGGGCGAGGGGTGATGCCTTGGCCGGCGCCGCGGCCGGTGTCGGGCTAGCCCCCCCCGCCTCACCGGCAGCGAAGATGAGCGCGATCGTCTGGCCCACCGGCACCACGTCCCCTGCCCGCGCTGTCACGTCGCGCAAGATCCCCGACGCCGGCGCCTCGATCTCGACGGTGACCTTGTCGGTCTCGATCTCCACGATCGACTCGCCCTTCGCCACCGTGTCGCCGGGAGACTTGAGCCACTTGAGGACCTTGCCGGTCTCCTGCGCCATCTCCAGGGCCGGCATGATGACGTTGGTGGGCATCGCCGCGACCTGGGTCAGGCCTTCCCGCAGAGCGCCTTCGCCGCCTCGAAGACCATCTTCTCCGACGGCACCGTGAGGTCCTCGAGCACCGGCGAGAACGGCACCGGCACGTCCATGGCGCCGATGCGCTTCACCGGCGCATCCAAAAAATAAAACGCCCCATCTGCGATCACCGACGCGATCTCGGCGGTGGTGCCGTAGCGCTCGTAGCCCTCGTCCACCACGATGGCGCGCGAGGTCTTCTTGGCGGAATCGATCAGCGCCTGCTTGTCGAGCGGGTAGGTCGTGCGCGGGTCGATCACCTCCGCGCTGATGCCGATCTCCTCGAGCATCTTGGCGGCGCCGAGGGCGACCGCGACCATGCTGCTGGTGGCGACGATAGTGATGTCCGTGCCGGCGCGCTTGACCTCCGCCACGCCGAAGGGGATCGTGTAGTCCTCGGCCGGCACCGGTCCCTTGACCCGGTACATCATCTTGTCCTCGAAGATGACCACCGGGCTGTCGTCGCGGATGGCCGTCTTCATCAGCCCCTTGGCCTCGTAGGGGCCGGAGGGCAGCGCGACCTTGAGGCCCGGGATGTGGCTCACCCAGGCGTGGAGCGACTGCGAGTGCTGGGCGGCCGACCGGCGCGTCGCCCCCAGCGTGGTGCGGAAGACGATCGGCACCTTGAGCTTGCCGCCCGACATATAGTGCACCTTGGCGGCCTGGTTCACGATCTGGTCCATGGCCAGCGTGATGAAGTCGCCGAACATCACGTCCACGACCGGGCGCATGCCGGTCATCGCGGCCCCCACGCCGATGCCGGCATAGCCGGGCTCGGAGATCGGCGTGTCGATGATCCGCTTCGTCCCGAACTCCTGCACCAGCCCGGTCAGCACCTTGAAGGGATGGCCAGCCTCCGCCACGTCCTCTCCGATGATGAACACGCGCGGGTCGCGCCGCATCTCCTCCGCGAGCGCCTCGCGGACCGCCTCGCCGTACGTCAGCTCTCGCTCACTCATTGACCGCCCCCTACAAAGGCGACCTGGGCCACGGTCGGCCCGTCGCCGGCGAGCGTGGTGCGACGCATGTCGCGCGGCTCGTGCGCCGGGAAGGGGCGGGCGCGGTGCATGGTCCGACGGTTGTCCCACATCGCGAGATCGCCGACCCGCCACGTGTGCGCATAGACGAACTGCCGCTGGGTGGCGTGCTCGACGAGATCGCGCAGGAAGGCACGCGCCTCCGGCGCCGGGAAGCCGAGGATGGTACCCGCGTGCGAGGACAGGTAGAGCGACTTGCGGCCGGTCACCGGGTGCGTGCGCACCAGGCGCTGGCGCACCGGCTTGAAGCGGGCGCGCTCCCCCTCGGTGAAGTCGGTAAAGCCGAGCTGCTGCCGCGAGAAGAGCTGCGAGTGCTCGCAGATCAGGTCCTCGACCTCGGCCTTGGTCTCGTCGTCGAGGGCGTCGTAGGCCGCGCGCATGTCGGCGAACTCGGTGTTTCCGCCCTTTGACGGGACGCTGCGGGCGTGCAGCAGCGAGTACTTCGCCGGGATCGCCTTGAACGAGCTGTCGGAATGCCACAGGCGGTTGCCGATGGCGAACAACCGCCGGCGGTCGTCTCGAGCGAACACCTTGTTGTCCTTGTCGAGATTGGACACGTCGGCGAAGGTGGTCGGCAGGCGATACTCCTCCGGCGCCCGCAGGCTCGTGCCGATCGCGTGCTCGATCTCCCCCAGACTGCGGGTGAAGGCGAGCTGCTGCTCGTCGTCGATATGCTGGCTGTGGAACACCAGCACGGCGTACTCGTCCATTCCGGCATGGATCGCCGCCACATCTTCCTGAGATAACGGCTTGGTCATGTCGACGCCTTCCACTTCGGCGGCGAAGCACGGGCCGATCTGGCGAGTGATGACGGCGTCACGCATAGACGTCCTCGTCGACCTGGCTCACGTCGGGGTAGGGCGCGGCCAGCGCGAACTGCACGCCATTGTCGATCTCGGCCTTGACGTCGGTGACGATCCGCTCGAGGACGCTCTCGTCGGCGAGGCCCTGTGCCGTGAGCCGCCCGGCCAGGGTCTGGAGCGGATCGTGCTTGCTCATCCACTCGCGCTCTTCCTCCCGCGTGCGGTACTCGCGGGTGACGTCGCCGACGTGGTGGCCGTAGTAGCGGTAGGTCTTGCACTCGAGGAAGGCCGGCCCCTCGCCCCGGCGCGCGCGCTCGACCAGCCGGCGCATCGTCGCGTTGACCGCCTGGACGTCCTGGCCGTCCACGCTCTCGGCGTGGACCCCCAGGGCCAGGGGGCGCGCCAGGATGTCGCCGGCGATGGTCTCGCCGCAGGGCGTGTACTCGCCGTAGAGGTTGTTCTCGCAGACGTAGATGACGGGCAGCGTCCAGAGCGCCGCCATGTTCATCGTCTCGTAGAGCAGGCCCTGGCCCAGCGCGCCGTCGCCGAAGAAGCACACGGCCACCTGATCGCTGCCGCGCATCTTGGCCGACAGCGCGGCGCCGGTGGCGATGCCGGCGGAGCCGCCCACGATGGCGTTGGCGCCGAGGTTGCCCGTCTCGGGATCGGCGATGT
The DNA window shown above is from Candidatus Methylomirabilota bacterium and carries:
- a CDS encoding dihydrolipoamide acetyltransferase family protein, whose protein sequence is MPTNVIMPALEMAQETGKVLKWLKSPGDTVAKGESIVEIETDKVTVEIEAPASGILRDVTARAGDVVPVGQTIALIFAAGEAGGASPTPAAAPAKASPLARKIAEQHGVDLARVKTSSGRIEKADVLAYVESHSTSTAADGTAARLSAASPKARRLATERGLDITVLHGSGSGGAVLAADVAAATLPAAQVPAAAAAAAPGVARVEAPGVSTVWRIMAERMTTSWTTAPHFYLVREVNVSRLVSWLEKARKQTGAHITYTDLLVRLVAAVLAQHPRANASWKNGAIVQNTDINIGLAVAIDDGLVVPVLHRAGTLSLPEIATCREDLVGRAQAGKLRPADIQGGGFTISNLGMYGVDAFNAIVNPPQAAILAVGRIADRVVALNGQPAVQPTMVLTLSCDHRALDGARGAQFLGALADLIEEPLALLV
- a CDS encoding peptidoglycan bridge formation glycyltransferase FemA/FemB family protein, whose product is MRPALRTGSCARPRFETVNDSETWNALALGFADSMLEQGYEWGEVLRTSGAQPYRCVILDEDHCVAATAILSWRVPGTSLSLLYAPRGPLVQPDSEAGWRGLVRAIQEIAAARNAILLRVSPALPSDRHDVHEQLVRHGFIRLRDDWTIWNAPRIVMTLTLEGTESEVWARLSNSRRREIRAAEQAGIIVEQAGTELGVVDFYRMVVSNGQRKRYPVRRSAHFDALCRLYGAAGTGVLLLARHNGDLIGGLVGAKFGRWAYLLYSGVDRGWAPARAGARPGPLLYWRFILWAHASGSNAIHWGGSGTKLPPDERDPGYGVYQFKRSFGSSCFAYLGYYDLVFRPMLYKAFRAAERRLGPLAWRLRALLNR
- a CDS encoding TauD/TfdA family dioxygenase, which translates into the protein MRDAVITRQIGPCFAAEVEGVDMTKPLSQEDVAAIHAGMDEYAVLVFHSQHIDDEQQLAFTRSLGEIEHAIGTSLRAPEEYRLPTTFADVSNLDKDNKVFARDDRRRLFAIGNRLWHSDSSFKAIPAKYSLLHARSVPSKGGNTEFADMRAAYDALDDETKAEVEDLICEHSQLFSRQQLGFTDFTEGERARFKPVRQRLVRTHPVTGRKSLYLSSHAGTILGFPAPEARAFLRDLVEHATQRQFVYAHTWRVGDLAMWDNRRTMHRARPFPAHEPRDMRRTTLAGDGPTVAQVAFVGGGQ
- a CDS encoding thiamine pyrophosphate-dependent dehydrogenase E1 component subunit alpha produces the protein MELEQNLHMYRQMAKIRAFDEQVNELYKSAKMPGLAHLYVGQEGVAVGVCEALRRDDYITSTHRGHGHCLAKGASVNRMFAELLGKEAGYCRGKGGSMHIADPETGNLGANAIVGGSAGIATGAALSAKMRGSDQVAVCFFGDGALGQGLLYETMNMAALWTLPVIYVCENNLYGEYTPCGETIAGDILARPLALGVHAESVDGQDVQAVNATMRRLVERARRGEGPAFLECKTYRYYGHHVGDVTREYRTREEEREWMSKHDPLQTLAGRLTAQGLADESVLERIVTDVKAEIDNGVQFALAAPYPDVSQVDEDVYA
- a CDS encoding class I SAM-dependent methyltransferase gives rise to the protein MPTSWNGTRRTITRSLALVRGRYSLAELEDGIRSKYSDRVELEAAQRHTAAGITAGEYLLLNGHVPPRAQVLDIGCATGRVSLALQRAGCFVIGVDINEAMIRTATKLARDAAIPVGFRVMDARALGFRSESFDAVLMVGSVICYIRGRTARVRVFREVHRVLRPGGTVFVATPSREYSWKFRAWFAALGLVHRALRLLGRDSDWEPGDRFGPAWSGDTTRLLYWHMYSPAELRADLAAAGLAVIQAFPDAYMMSFVARRS
- a CDS encoding alpha-ketoacid dehydrogenase subunit beta, with protein sequence MSERELTYGEAVREALAEEMRRDPRVFIIGEDVAEAGHPFKVLTGLVQEFGTKRIIDTPISEPGYAGIGVGAAMTGMRPVVDVMFGDFITLAMDQIVNQAAKVHYMSGGKLKVPIVFRTTLGATRRSAAQHSQSLHAWVSHIPGLKVALPSGPYEAKGLMKTAIRDDSPVVIFEDKMMYRVKGPVPAEDYTIPFGVAEVKRAGTDITIVATSSMVAVALGAAKMLEEIGISAEVIDPRTTYPLDKQALIDSAKKTSRAIVVDEGYERYGTTAEIASVIADGAFYFLDAPVKRIGAMDVPVPFSPVLEDLTVPSEKMVFEAAKALCGKA
- a CDS encoding (2Fe-2S)-binding protein, whose product is MVTFQVNGASRTVDVEADIPLLWVLRDELGLTGTKYGCGVAQCGACTVHVDGRAARACVTPAAGLGGRDVVTIEGASGMVAQAVQGAWRRLDVAQCGYCQSGQIMSAIALLAEVPRPSDADIDAAMSGNVCRCATYVRIRAAIHEAARTLGG